DNA from Cyanobacteria bacterium GSL.Bin1:
AAGCCTATGGACCCCATCGTCCGGAAATGGTTTTAGAAGTTGACCGCGAACAAATTCCAGAAGATATTGAGGTCCAAACGGGCCAACAGTTGCAAGTTCAGCATCCCAGCGGTCAACAAATTCCCGTCGTTGTCACCGGAGTGGCGGATTCTAAAGTGACTCTCGATGCCAACCACCCGTTGGCCGGTCAAAATTTAACATTTGACATTGAGTTGGTAAAAGTCGCCTCCTAATGGAAGATCAATCATCTGTTTAATAGATTGGAAAGGGACAAGCATGTAACTGCATTTTGTCCCTTCTCTTTTTTCTGATTGATTAACCGGTGTTCCGCATGCCCGCTGCGATCCCATTG
Protein-coding regions in this window:
- a CDS encoding peptidylprolyl isomerase, whose product is MVQAKSGDTVQVRYTGKLEDGTVFDSSEGREPLEFAIGEGQIIPGFEQAVIGMAEGESKTAEIPSEEAYGPHRPEMVLEVDREQIPEDIEVQTGQQLQVQHPSGQQIPVVVTGVADSKVTLDANHPLAGQNLTFDIELVKVAS